From the Gemmatimonadota bacterium genome, the window ATGAGGGCCGCATCCGCCTCGATGACGTGGAACTCGAAGCGTCGATACAGCGGGAGGTCGAATCGGTCTGGCCGACGATCACGACAGACAACTTCCGCGCCCTGACCGACTACGATACCTACAAGCGGGGGTTCCGGCAGTTGTTCGGCTTCGAAGTGGACGGCGTGGCATACGACGAACCAGTAGAATTGGAAGCGGAGATATAGCGGTCGGCATTGGGCGGCGCCATGGCACCGGGCGCCGGGTTTCTCAGGGCGGATCTACATGCGCCAGACGGGTTCCTGCCCGATCCACTGGTCGCCTTCGCTGGCAACCGATCTGTACGAACTCACGATGGCGGCCGGCTATTTCGCGAACGATCGCCGGGAAAGAGCCACTTTCGAATTATTCGTACGAAACCTGCCGGCGCGGCGTTCCTGGCTCGTTGCCGCCGGGTTGCGTCAGGCTGTCGACTATCTGACAGCGCTCCGGTTTTCGGCGGACGATATCGCTCACCTGAAGTCCTTGCCGCCGTTCAAACGCATTCCGGGCGCGTTTTTCGATTTCCTGTCGTCGTTCCGGTTTTCGGGAGATGTCTGGGCCGTACCCGAAGGAACCGTGGTTTTCGCGGGTGAGCCGCTGATGCGGATCACGGCTCCGATCATCGAAGCCCAGATCGTAGAGACCTTTCTGCTGGCTACGATAAACCACCAGACTCTGGTGGCGACGAAAGCGGCGCGCATCGTCGAAGCCGCGGCGGGCAGGGAGGTCGTTGAATTCGGCAGCCGCCGGGCCCACGGCCCCGAGGCGGGCCTGCTTTCGGCGCGCGCGGCGGTCATCGGCGGGTGTATCGGGACTTCCAACGTGGAGGCGGGACGGCAGTTCGGTATCAACGTCTACGGTACCGCCGCACACTCCTGGATGATGACGTTTGAAAGCGAGATGGAGGCCTTCCGCGCCTATCATCGCGTGTTTCCCGAGAGCACCACGTTGTTGCTGGACACCTATGACCCCGTCGAAGCCGCCAGACTGGCAACCAGGATCGGTCCCACGCTGAAGGGCGTGCGTCTTGACAGCGGCGATCTGGCCGCTCAGGCCAGGCGGGTTCGGAACATCCTGGACGAGGCGGGAATGACGGAAACCAGGATCATGCTCAGCGGCGACCTGAATGAATACAAGATCGCTTCACTGGTCGACCGCGGGGTGCCCGCGGATGTCTTCGGCGTGGGTAACGAACTGGTCAATTCGCCGGACGCCCCCGCCCTGAGCGGGGTCTACAAGCTATGCGCGCTGGAATCGCCCTCAGGCACGCGGCCTGTATTCAAGCTGAGTGAGGGAAAGGTGACCCGGCCTTACGCCAAGCAGGTGTGGCGGCGGCGCGATGAAGGGGGCAGGTTCGTGGAGGACCGGGTCGCACGGGACGGCGAACCGACCGAGCCCCGGGAATGGGAACCCCTGCTCGAATGCGTGATGCGGAACGGCGGGCTTACCGGTCCGATGCCCGATCTGCCTTCGGTTCGACAGCGGGCATCATCACAGCTTGACAGCTTGCCGGACCGATACAAACGGTTGGAGGGCGGGGTGGCCTATCCCGTCCGCTTCAGTTCCCGGATTTCGACAAATCGGTAAAGGAGGACCCGTGCGTTACAAACGAGTATTGGTCAAGCTCAGCGGAGGCGCGCTTTCGGGGCAGAGTCCCTGGGGATTCGACCCTGCCGCCATCGAGTACATCGCCAGCGAGGTCATGAAACTGCACGCCGCGGGGGTCGAAGTGGGGATCGTGTCCGGAGGCGGCAACATCTTCAAGGGCGAACTGGGCCAGGACTGGGGTATCGAACGCGCGGAGGCCGACAATATCGGCATGATCGCGACCGTGATCAACAGCATGATGCTGCGCGGCGCACTGACCTCCCGCGGGGCGGCCGACGTCCGGGTCATGACGGCCATTCCCATCAATACCGTGGCCGAGCCGTACATCCGGCTCCGGGCCATACGGCACTTGGAGCACGGATGCATCGTCCTCCTGGCCGCAGGCACCGGGAATCCTTACGTGACCACGGACTATCCGTCGGTACTGCGCGCACTGGAACTCCGGACGGAAGTCCTGCTTTCGGCCAAAAACGGCACCGACGGGATCTACACGAGCGATCCGCAGGAAGATGCGGATGCCCGAAGATACAAGGTGATCAGTTACGATTCGGTCATCCAGCACGATCTCAAGGTGATGGACCAGACGGCCGTGCTGCTGGCCCGGGACAACAAACTGCCGATACATGTTTTCGACTTCAATTCCCCCGGCGCCATGGAGCGGATATGCCGGGGCGAGGACCTCGGCACCCTCATTACAAGGGGATCGGACGAATTCGCCTGACCGCAGTCGTTCCTTCATCATGATATCCAGACACCCCACAGCAGTCCTGCTGGCCTGCGGCTTCCTCTGGTCCGGCTTGGCCGACGGGAACGTCGCATCGTCCGTAAATCCCGCGGAGGCACCAGACGAAAACCGCCCTGAGGCGGCGCAAGACGAAAACCGCCCGGACGAATCGGCTGAAAACCGCCCTGAGGCGGCGCAAGATCCGCCCTTTGCGCTGGAGAACGTCTACAAGGGCGTATCCTGGGTGGGCGGCCGCCGGGAAATGCCGGAAGACGCCCTGCCGGCGGCACGGGAACTGGGCATCGAATGGCTCGCGCTCACGCCCTTCGGCTGGATGGAAAACCACAACACTCCGTCGGTACGGATGAACCGGCGCGGACGGTTCTGGGGGGAAACCGACCATGGGCTGCGGACTACGGCCAGGAAGGCGCGGGAACTGGGATTCCAGTTGATGCTCAAGCCGCACATCTGGCTGACCAGGCCCGTGGACAACGGCTGGATCGGCATGATCGATTTCGATTCGGAAGAAGAATGGCTGAAATGGGAAGCGGATTACCGGACCTTCATCCTGCACTACGCCGAACTTGCCCAGGCCGAAGACATGGCGATCCTGTGCATCGCCACCGAACTGTCCAATCCCGTACGGACCCGGCCGCATTTCTGGAAGGCGCTGATCGAGGAAATTAGGACGGTCTATTCCGGCAGGCTGACCTATGCGGCGAACTGGTACCGTGACTATGATGTGGTCGAGCTGTGGCCGCACCTTGATTACATCGGCGTAAATGCCTATTTCCCCTTGACGGACCGGTCCGGACCCGGCGTACCGGAGATCATGGCGGGGTGGAAGCCGTATATCGAAAGCATCGGCCGGTTGGCCGAAGAACACGACAAGCCCGTTCTTTTTA encodes:
- a CDS encoding nicotinate phosphoribosyltransferase; this encodes MRQTGSCPIHWSPSLATDLYELTMAAGYFANDRRERATFELFVRNLPARRSWLVAAGLRQAVDYLTALRFSADDIAHLKSLPPFKRIPGAFFDFLSSFRFSGDVWAVPEGTVVFAGEPLMRITAPIIEAQIVETFLLATINHQTLVATKAARIVEAAAGREVVEFGSRRAHGPEAGLLSARAAVIGGCIGTSNVEAGRQFGINVYGTAAHSWMMTFESEMEAFRAYHRVFPESTTLLLDTYDPVEAARLATRIGPTLKGVRLDSGDLAAQARRVRNILDEAGMTETRIMLSGDLNEYKIASLVDRGVPADVFGVGNELVNSPDAPALSGVYKLCALESPSGTRPVFKLSEGKVTRPYAKQVWRRRDEGGRFVEDRVARDGEPTEPREWEPLLECVMRNGGLTGPMPDLPSVRQRASSQLDSLPDRYKRLEGGVAYPVRFSSRISTNR
- the pyrH gene encoding UMP kinase codes for the protein MRYKRVLVKLSGGALSGQSPWGFDPAAIEYIASEVMKLHAAGVEVGIVSGGGNIFKGELGQDWGIERAEADNIGMIATVINSMMLRGALTSRGAADVRVMTAIPINTVAEPYIRLRAIRHLEHGCIVLLAAGTGNPYVTTDYPSVLRALELRTEVLLSAKNGTDGIYTSDPQEDADARRYKVISYDSVIQHDLKVMDQTAVLLARDNKLPIHVFDFNSPGAMERICRGEDLGTLITRGSDEFA